DNA sequence from the Selenomonas timonae genome:
CGGTTGATGTTCTCTATGCGCCAGCATACGAGACGGTGGAGCACGCAACAGGCAATGAGGTCTCAAATGTCTACCGCGTCCGCTACGGGAATGCGAGCTTTCTCTTCACGGGTGACCTTGTCGCGGAGCACGAGGAGAAAATGATTGCGCGCGGCATTGATCTGCATACGACGGTGCTCAAGGTGCCGCATCACGGCTCTGATACATCCAGCTGCGCAGATTTTGTGGAGGCATCACATCCTCTCTATGCTGTTTACTGTGTGGGCGCAGATAATTCCTTCGGGCATCCGCGTCCCTCTGTTGTGGAGCGATATGAGCGGATGGGGGCAAAGACATTGCGTACCGATCGGGACGGTGCCATTGTCTTTCGCACGGACGGGACGCACCTATCGGTCAGCACATATGCGGCAGAGAAATTTTTGCGCGACTGATTGCGCCGGTCTTTTCTTTCCTTTATAATAAAAGCGATGTTATGTATACGGAATGAGGATATTATGGATATACGCGGTGTAGTATTTGATGTCGATGACACACTCTATGATATGTTACAACCATTCCTCGGTGCCTATCGGGAACTCTGCGGGGAGCGGTATGATTTGCCCGTGCAGGAACTCTTTTTGGCGTTTCGCCGACACAGCGATGATCGCTTTGTGGATTCGCAGACCGGCAAAATGACGATGGAGGAGCTCTATATCTATCGCGTGCGCATGATGTTGCGCGATTATGACATCGATGTGACGGATGAAGAGGCATTGGCGTTTCAGCGGCTCTATATGGATCTGCAGTACCGCATCTGTCTCTCGCCCGTGATGCAGGATCTGCTTGATGCGCTGCACAGCCGCGCCGCCATCGGCATCATTACGAACGGGGAATCCCGCCATCAGCGGAATAAGCTGCGCTCCCTCAACGTCTCTCCATGGGTGCCGGAGGAGCATATCATTGTCTCGGGCGACCTTCCGTTCCGCAAGCCGGACGTGCGCATCTTCCGCGAGATGGAGCACCGTCTGCACCTCGCACCGGAGCATCTGATCTATGTGGGCGATGCCTTCGATCTGGACATGGTCGGCGCACAGCAGGCGGGCTGGCAGTCCGTCTGGTTCAACCACCGTCGTCGTTCCATTCCTGAGAACAGTAATATCCGTCCGAATGCCGAGGTGCATACGGAGGAGGAACTCGCCGCCGTGCTCAAGGAATATCTTAGAAAATAAATGCTTGCTTTTTGCGTGAAAAATTGATAGAATACATATCGTTGTCGGGATGTGGCACAGTTTGGTAGCGCGCATCGTTCGGGACGATGAGGCCGCAGGTTCGAATCCTGTCATCCCGACCATCTATGCAACATATAAAGACCAGCCGATGGGCGGGTCTTTTTCTATTTATGACGGATTGTGAGGAAGCCATGACATTTGAGGAAAAAAGCTGTGCCGAGGATTTGATTTCATTTATCAATCGGTCGACATCCCCGTATCATGTGGTAGAGCAGAGCAACGGTGCGTTGCCGGCTGTACCCCTGTTTGGAGCAGAGGGCATACGCGCGCGGCAGTGCTATTATTTCCCGCTCTATAACACGGGCACGCTCATCATCTCGATCGGTGAGAACCCGCGCGGACCTCTGCGCATTGCGTGCGCGCATACGGACTTTCCTTGTCTGCGCGTGAAGCCGAATCCCGTGCTCAAGGAGCATGGTTACGGCAAGCTGAACGCCGAGGTATACGGTGGGATGATCCGCAATACGTGGATGGATCGCCCGCTCTCTCTGGCGGGCGCGGTCGCCCTGCGCAGCAATGACGTATTCGCGCCAACGCTGCGGCTCGTGGATTTTCGCCGTCCGCTCATGATTGTGCCGAATCTCGCGATTCACATGAACCGAAAGGTGAACGAGGGCGTTGAGCTGAAACCGCAGAAGGATCTGCTGCCGCTCCTTTTCCAAAGTGATGGAGAGGGCGAGGATGATGCGCAAAAACTGCTGAATCTGCTCGCTGAGGAGCTGGATGTTCAGGCAGAGAATATCCTCTCCTATGACCTGAATGCCTATCCGTATGAGCAGGGGTGTCTTCTGGGCTGTGAGGATGTCTTCCTCTCATCGCCGCGTCTGGACAATCTCTCCTCGGTCAAGGCGTGCCTTGATGCTCTCCGAGATTTTGACGGGGACGGCATACGCGTCGCGGCATTCTTCGATAATGAGGAGGTGGGGAGCCGCACGAAGCAGGGAGCGGGATCGACGGCACTCGCCATGATATTGGAGCATGTCTACGATGTGATCGGACTTGAGCGCAGGGAATATCTTGCAAAGATTCTCGAAGGCTTCTGTCTGTCGGTAGACGTTGCCCACGCACTTCATCCGAATGCGCCCGAAAAAGCCGATCCGACGAATCACCCCCTGCTCGGCGGCGGTGTTGTCCTAAAGGTCGCATCCAATCAGTCCTATGCCGGAGATCCCGAGGCGTTTGCCGTTGTCGCAGGACTCTGTGAGCGGGATGATATCCCGTATCAGGTCTTTACAAATCATTCGGATGCGCCGGGCGGTGCGACGCTTGGCTCGATTCTGTCAACGCAGATCCCGATGCGCACGATGGACATCGGCGCACCGATCCTCGGCATGCACTCCGCACGCGAGACGATGGGGACGACAGACCAGATGGCGCTCACACGTCTGATTCGCTCTTTTTTCTCTGTCTAGGAAAGACATCTGTGCAGAAGCGTGCTATAATAGGGCACATTGAACATAGAAGGAGAGGATTTCTTGCGCGCTGTAGTCACACGAGTCAAAGAAGCGTCTGTTAAAATCGAGGGAAAAATCTGCGGTCAGATCGAGACGGGCTATCTGATCCTACTCGGCATAGCGCCGGAGGATACAGCGGAGGATGCAACACATCTCGCGGAGAAAATCGTGCATCTGCGCGTGTTTTCCGATGAGGCGGGGAAGATGAACCGCGCGCTTGCCGAGGTAAACGGCTCCGTTCTTGTCATCTCGCAGTTCACGCTGTTTGCCGATCTCAAAAAGCGACGGCCGGGGTTCTCGAAGGCGGCAAAGCCAGAGATCGCCATCCCTCTGTATGAGGAGTTCATGGCGCAGCTCGAAGCGCGTGATGTGCATGTTGAGCGCGGGGAGTTCGGCGCGGATATGCAGGTGTATTCGCTCAACGACGGTCCCGTGACACTCCTCTTCGATACGAATGAGGTATAGGATGAATACAGAGATACTCCAAAAATACGCTGCACTCGTCATTCGCGTCGGCGTCAACCTACAGGAAGATCAGCCGCTTGTCATCCATGCGCCGATCTCCTGCGCGGACTTCGTGCACGCACTGGCGGAGGAAGCCTATGCGGCCGGGGCATATGATGTTGCCGTCAACTGGAACGACGAAGAATTCGCCCACATCCGCTTCCGACAGGCGAAGGCGGAGCGGTTCCGTGAATTCCCCGCATGGCGCAAGGCGTTCTATGAGGATCATGCCGAGCGCAATGCCGCATTCATCTCGATTGCGGCGTCGAATCCCGATATCTTTTCGGATGTTGATCCGAAGCGCCTCACAGATGCGAGCATGGCTGCGGGAAAGGCACTCATGGACTACCGTGCGCGCCTGATGAGCAATAAAAACACGTGGTGTGTGGCCTCTGTACCTACAACGGCATGGGCGCGCAAGGTGTTCCCCGACTGTTCCCCCGAGGAGGCGGTCGAAAAACTCTGGGCGGCGATTCTGAGCGCCGCGCGCATTTCCGAGACGGAGAACCCGATATCTGCGTGGCATGCGCATATCGAGCGCCTGCAGCAGCGGACGGCCTTTCTCAATGCACACGCCTTCACGGAACTTCACTATCGCAATGGACTCGGCACGGATCTGCGCATTGCCCTGCCCGAGGGGCATATCTGGATGGGCGGTGCGGAGCGCTCGGCGGCGGGGACACTCTTTGCGGCAAACATACCGACGGAGGAAGTATATACAATGCCAAAGCGCACGGGTGTCAACGGCACTGTATTTGCATCGAAGCCGCTCCACTACAACGGCAACCTGATTGAGGATTTCAGCCTCACGTTCCGTGACGGGAGGGTTGTCGATTATCGTGCGCAGCGGGGGCGTGAACATCTAAAGGAGCTCTTGGAAACGGACGAGGGAGCTTCCTATCTGGGTGAAGTGGCACTGGTGCCGCATGATTCGCCGATCTCGCAGAGCGGGATTCTCTTCTACAATACGCTGTTCGATGAGAACGCCTCTTGCCACCTTGCACTTGGGAAGGCATATCCAACCTGCATTGAGAACGGCGAAAACATGACAGAAGATGAACTGCGTAAACACGATGTAAATCACTCCCTCGTGCATGAGGACTTTATGATCGGCACAGCTGATCTTACAGTCGTCGGTCGAAAACGCTCCGGTGAGACGGTCACGATCATGGAGCACGGCAACTTTGCCTTTTGATTTTGTGAGATGGAGCATATGCAGAGATATTTTCGCTACAGTACACTTTTCTTTATGAGTCTCTTCTTCGTTCTCGCGAGCCTCTCATATGGAGAGGCGGCGGGGAAAATCACGACGGAGGACTTTTCCTATCAGGGGATTGCGCTGGGGGATTCCGAGGAAGCGCTGCGCAGCAAATGGGGCGCGCCCGATGACGAGAATGTGCTCGCCGTCTGGGGGATTCCGCTCAGGACGCTCACCTACGGAGACCTTGTTGTGTCCACCTCGGCGGTGAACGGCAAGATTGTGGACATCAATTTGATCGGCGAGAAATATCGTCTGCGCAAGGATGTGCACTACGGCTCGACGAGCAGCTATCTTGTGAAGGTCTATGGAAAGGCACAGCGCCAATTTCTGGACGGCTACACCTGCTATATCTTCTCCCACCCGACACAGGCGCATACGCGTCTGATCCTGAATCTGGATGCGGAGAACAAGGCGCTGCTCTCGGCGCGCATAACCATGCTCCCCATCAGCGAGGAGGAAGCCGATGCGTTGGCGCTCTTGGACGATGAATCCCTTACGGAGTTCGATCAGAACCATGCGTTCATTGCCTCCAAGGAGATCGACGTGTCGGAGCTGCCGAACAATGATCGTGTGAAGCTCGGAGGATATGTCAAATGACACATGATCTGCACATGCGCGTACTCGGGCACCGCGTCATGCGCTATGCCGGAATTACGCTCGGCTGCCTGATCGCAAGCTGTGCAATCAACCTCTTCCTGATTCCGGCGCATCTCCTGACGGGCGGTGCGACGGGTATCGCGATGATCGTCTACTACCTCTTCGGGCTGCCGATCGGACTGCAGACCTTCCTTTATAATATCCCGCTGCTCTTCATGGCGTGGAAGCTGATGGGAAAGGCATATACGATCGACATCATCATCGGCACAGCGATCTTCTCCTTCTTTCTCGACTTTACACGGCCGCTCAATGCTTACGCGCCTGTGACCGACATGATGCTCACAACCGTCTACGGCGGTGTGTTTGCGGGGCTCGGTTACGGTCTTGTCTTCCGTATGAACGGCAGCACGGGCGGTTTCGACATCCTTGCCGCCATCGTGCGGAAATACTATGATCTGCATATGGGCGGCGTCCTCTTCTCGATGAACTGCCTGATTATGCTCATTGCAGCGTTCCTGTTCGGCATGGCACCCGCGATGTTTACGCTCATCTATATGTTCATCAATGCGACAGTTGTGGATAAGATCGTCGCGGGCTTCAACCACCGCAAGGCGGTGCTCATCATCTCGGATAAGCACAGGGAGATTGCAGAGAGCATCATCGACCAAATGCATCGCGGTGTCACGTTCCTGCATGGACAGGGAGCGTACACACGCCGTGAGCGTAACGTCGTCTTCGTTGCAGTCGGTACGACGCAGGTCGGCAAGCTGAAGTTTATCGTGCACAATGTCGATCCCCATGCCTTCGTCATCATCATGTCTGCAAACGAGGTTATGGGTCGCGGCTTCGGGCGCATCAATCAGAACGATGCCTCGGCATCGGATAATAATTATGAGGACGAGAAGGAGAGGAGATGATATTTATATGGAAGTAACTTATTTGCTGAACAGCGGATTTCTTGTCCGCGTGGACGATGTGCTGCTGGTCTTCGACGCATTTGACGATCCTGCAGGCGTGCTGCCGCAGGCCTTGGAACACGAACGCTACGAGCGGCTGTACTTCTTCGCCTCTCATGCGCATTTTGACCACTTCAATCCGAATATCACACGCTTTTCTGCCAAGGCGACGCGTTATCTCTTGAGCAAGGATATTCGTGCCCACGGGGGCGCTGCACTCATGCCGCCGGAACTGACGAGCTGGATCGGCGTCTATGATACGTGGAAGGACGACCGTATTGCAGTCACATCCTTTTCCTCGACGGACGAGGGGACATCTTTCCTCGTCGAGGTGAATGGAAAGGCGCTCTTCCACGCCGGTGACTTCAACTGGTGGGATTGGACGGGGGACACGAGCGAGAACCGAAAACTCGCAGAGAATGCATTTCGCAAGCAGATGAAGCGCCTTGCAGGCCGCTCCTTCGACCTTGCCTTCTTCCCCGTGGACGGGCGTCTCGGTCCCTCGATGGAGCGCGGTGCAAAGGTATTCTGCGCCGAGACGCATCCGAAGGCGCTCGTCACGATGCACTCCGTCGGCTATCCTGCGTGGCAGCCATCTGCGGATTTCTTCGAGGAGGGGCGTGGGATTCCCGTCTGGTCACCGCAGACGGCGGGCGAGCGGCATTCTTTTTGAAATATGTATTGAAATATAGGAGGGCTTTCGGTAGAATGGGGAAGAAATTTTATCTCTTGACACTCGGCATTGCCGTCGCGGTCATCGCTGTATTGTTTGCGGCGCACAGCGGGAGTGCAGGGATGTCATTCAATATGCTTTTGGATCAGAATAAAGGAGAGAACAGAGCTGTGGCAAATCGCATTGCAGAATTTACGACAAACAAGGGGACCTTCGAGGTGGAGCTCTTCGAGGACAAGGCACCCATTACGACGAAGAACTTCATCGACCTCGTGGAAAAGGGCTTCTATGACGGACTGATCTTCCACCGCGTCATTGACGGCTTTATGATTCAGGGCGGCGATCCGAAGGGCAACGGGACGGGCGGCCCCGGCTACACGATTCCCGATGAGTTCGATCCCGCGCTGAAGCATGACGACGAGGGTATTCTCTCGATGGCAAATGCAGGTCCGAATACGGGCGGCAGTCAGTTCTTCATCACGCTTGCCGCAACGCCGTGGCTCGACAACCATCATGCTGTCTTCGGCAAGGTCGTCGAGGGCATGGACGTCGTGCGCGACATCGGCCACACGCAGACCGGTTATGGCGATCGTCCCGTGCACGATGTCGTGATTGAGAAGATTACGATCAAAGACGCGAAATGAACTACGCATATCTTTTATTGTGTGCGGATGACAGCATCTATGCAGGTTGGACGAACGACCTGCAGAAGCGTCTGCACGCACACAATGAAGGGCATGGTGCGAAGTACACGCGCGGGCGCAGACCTGTCCGCCTCGCCTACGCCGAGGCATTTGCCACGAAAGAGGAAGCGCAGAGCAGGGAGTGTCAGTTCAAGAAGCTGCGCCGAACGGAGCGCCTCTCGCTCATTCGTGCAGGACAGGACGATGCGCAGACAAGAGCGCTGATCGAAGCGGTCAATACAGGAAAACTATAATAAAGGGGATTATTTCATGACAGAGAAGAAGGTCATGCTGACCGAGGACGGCTACAACAAGCTCGTTGAAAAGCTCAACTATCTCAAGAGCGTCCGTCGGATCGAGGTCGCCGAACGCCTCAAGGCGGCGATTGCCCTCGGCGATCTCTCCGAGAACTCGGAATACGATGACGCAAAGAATGAGCAGGCATTTCTCGAGGGCGAGATTCAGGAGCTCGAGACGAAGATCCGCAACTCCGACATCATCCAGGCGGGCGACGGCAAGACTGTTACGATGGGCAGCCGCGTGACTGTGAAGGATCTGGAATTCGATGAGGAGGAGACCTTCCTCATCGTCGGCTCGACGGAGGCGGATCCCGACGAGGGGAAGATCTCGAACGAGTCTCCGCTCGGCATGGCGCTGCTTGGGCAGAACATCGACCATGTGGTCAGTGTCAATGCACCGGCGGGCATCATTCAGTACAAGATCATGGACATTAAGAAGTAAGAGAGGCAAGGATGGCTGAAGAAAGAGAAAATCAGGCGACAGAGCAGGATCTCAATGAGATGATGCGCGTCCGCCGTGAAAAGATGGACGCATTCCGCGCGATGGGGGTTGCTCCATTTGGTCATCGCTTCGAGGTCACGGACTATGCTGCCGATCTCAAGGAGCGCTATGACTATCTGGCGGAAGACGAAGAGGGGAAGGAAGTTCGCATTGCGGGACGTCTGATGGCGATACGCGGACATGGCAAGGCTTCCTTCTCGACCCTCAATGACCGCACGGGGAACATACAGGTGTATTTCAAGATGGATGTCCTCGGCGAACGCAAGTACAAAGAGGAGTTCAAGCGTCTTGACATCGGCGACATCATCGGGATTCGCGGCGTGGTCTTCAAGACGCGGCGCGGTGAGATTACCGTGCGCGTCGAGGACTTTGACCTACTCTCGAAGTCGCTGCGCCCCCTGCCCGAGAAGTTCCACGGCCTCAAGGACGTGGATACGCGCTATCGTCAGCGCTATCTCGATCTCATGGTCAATCATGAGGTGCGTGAGACCTTCCGCAAGCGCACGAAGATCATTCAGTCCATCCGCCGCTATCTGGACGAGCGGGACTATCTCGAGGTTGAGACGCCCGTACTCTCAACGCTCGCGGGCGGCGCTGCGGCACGTCCCTTCATCACGCATCACAACGCTCTCGACATCGACCTCTATCTCCGCATCGCAACTGAACTGAGTCTCAAGCGGCTCATTGTCGGGGGGCTCGACCGCGTCTATGAGATGGGGCGGATCTTCCGCAACGAGGGCATGGACGTACGGCACAATCCGGAGTTCACCTCCATCGAGATCTATCAGGCATTTGCCGACCACCGCGACCTCATGGCAATCACGGAGGGGATTGTTCGTCAGGCGGCAGAGGATGTGCTCGGCACCACGCAGATCACGTATCAGGGCGTCGATATCGACCTGAACAACGTCCGCACGATTAGCATGAACGATGCAGTCCGCGAGGCGACGGGGAAGGACTTCCTCTCCTGTGAGACCGTCGAGGAGGCGCGTGCAATGGCGCGTGAGATTGGCGTTCCCTTCGAGGAGCGGCACGGCATTGGCGGCATTCTCAACGCCGCATTTGAGGAAAAGGTGGAGGAGTCGCTGATGCAGCCGACCTTCATCACGGGGCATCCGACCGAGATCTCGCCGCTGGCAAAGCGCAATGCCGACGATCCGCGCATCACGGATCGCTTCGAGTTCTTCGTCTACGGCCGCGAACTCGCGAACGGCTTCACGGAGCTGAACGATCCGATCGATCAGGAGCAGCGCTTCATGGAGCAGCTCGAGCAGCGTGAGGCAGGGGATGCCGAGGCGCATGTCATGGATCGGGATTTCATCACGGCACTCGAGTACGGACTCCCGCCGACAGGCGGACTCGGCATCGGTGTCGACCGCCTCGTCATGCTTCTGACGGACAGCGCATCGATCCGCGATGTCCTGCTCTTCCCGACGATGAAGCCGCTCGCAGA
Encoded proteins:
- a CDS encoding peptidylprolyl isomerase; this translates as MGKKFYLLTLGIAVAVIAVLFAAHSGSAGMSFNMLLDQNKGENRAVANRIAEFTTNKGTFEVELFEDKAPITTKNFIDLVEKGFYDGLIFHRVIDGFMIQGGDPKGNGTGGPGYTIPDEFDPALKHDDEGILSMANAGPNTGGSQFFITLAATPWLDNHHAVFGKVVEGMDVVRDIGHTQTGYGDRPVHDVVIEKITIKDAK
- a CDS encoding HAD family hydrolase, with protein sequence MDIRGVVFDVDDTLYDMLQPFLGAYRELCGERYDLPVQELFLAFRRHSDDRFVDSQTGKMTMEELYIYRVRMMLRDYDIDVTDEEALAFQRLYMDLQYRICLSPVMQDLLDALHSRAAIGIITNGESRHQRNKLRSLNVSPWVPEEHIIVSGDLPFRKPDVRIFREMEHRLHLAPEHLIYVGDAFDLDMVGAQQAGWQSVWFNHRRRSIPENSNIRPNAEVHTEEELAAVLKEYLRK
- a CDS encoding aminopeptidase, with translation MNTEILQKYAALVIRVGVNLQEDQPLVIHAPISCADFVHALAEEAYAAGAYDVAVNWNDEEFAHIRFRQAKAERFREFPAWRKAFYEDHAERNAAFISIAASNPDIFSDVDPKRLTDASMAAGKALMDYRARLMSNKNTWCVASVPTTAWARKVFPDCSPEEAVEKLWAAILSAARISETENPISAWHAHIERLQQRTAFLNAHAFTELHYRNGLGTDLRIALPEGHIWMGGAERSAAGTLFAANIPTEEVYTMPKRTGVNGTVFASKPLHYNGNLIEDFSLTFRDGRVVDYRAQRGREHLKELLETDEGASYLGEVALVPHDSPISQSGILFYNTLFDENASCHLALGKAYPTCIENGENMTEDELRKHDVNHSLVHEDFMIGTADLTVVGRKRSGETVTIMEHGNFAF
- a CDS encoding GIY-YIG nuclease family protein, whose product is MNYAYLLLCADDSIYAGWTNDLQKRLHAHNEGHGAKYTRGRRPVRLAYAEAFATKEEAQSRECQFKKLRRTERLSLIRAGQDDAQTRALIEAVNTGKL
- a CDS encoding M18 family aminopeptidase, which produces MTFEEKSCAEDLISFINRSTSPYHVVEQSNGALPAVPLFGAEGIRARQCYYFPLYNTGTLIISIGENPRGPLRIACAHTDFPCLRVKPNPVLKEHGYGKLNAEVYGGMIRNTWMDRPLSLAGAVALRSNDVFAPTLRLVDFRRPLMIVPNLAIHMNRKVNEGVELKPQKDLLPLLFQSDGEGEDDAQKLLNLLAEELDVQAENILSYDLNAYPYEQGCLLGCEDVFLSSPRLDNLSSVKACLDALRDFDGDGIRVAAFFDNEEVGSRTKQGAGSTALAMILEHVYDVIGLERREYLAKILEGFCLSVDVAHALHPNAPEKADPTNHPLLGGGVVLKVASNQSYAGDPEAFAVVAGLCERDDIPYQVFTNHSDAPGGATLGSILSTQIPMRTMDIGAPILGMHSARETMGTTDQMALTRLIRSFFSV
- the lysS gene encoding lysine--tRNA ligase; the encoded protein is MAEERENQATEQDLNEMMRVRREKMDAFRAMGVAPFGHRFEVTDYAADLKERYDYLAEDEEGKEVRIAGRLMAIRGHGKASFSTLNDRTGNIQVYFKMDVLGERKYKEEFKRLDIGDIIGIRGVVFKTRRGEITVRVEDFDLLSKSLRPLPEKFHGLKDVDTRYRQRYLDLMVNHEVRETFRKRTKIIQSIRRYLDERDYLEVETPVLSTLAGGAAARPFITHHNALDIDLYLRIATELSLKRLIVGGLDRVYEMGRIFRNEGMDVRHNPEFTSIEIYQAFADHRDLMAITEGIVRQAAEDVLGTTQITYQGVDIDLNNVRTISMNDAVREATGKDFLSCETVEEARAMAREIGVPFEERHGIGGILNAAFEEKVEESLMQPTFITGHPTEISPLAKRNADDPRITDRFEFFVYGRELANGFTELNDPIDQEQRFMEQLEQREAGDAEAHVMDRDFITALEYGLPPTGGLGIGVDRLVMLLTDSASIRDVLLFPTMKPLAE
- a CDS encoding MBL fold metallo-hydrolase codes for the protein MEVTYLLNSGFLVRVDDVLLVFDAFDDPAGVLPQALEHERYERLYFFASHAHFDHFNPNITRFSAKATRYLLSKDIRAHGGAALMPPELTSWIGVYDTWKDDRIAVTSFSSTDEGTSFLVEVNGKALFHAGDFNWWDWTGDTSENRKLAENAFRKQMKRLAGRSFDLAFFPVDGRLGPSMERGAKVFCAETHPKALVTMHSVGYPAWQPSADFFEEGRGIPVWSPQTAGERHSF
- a CDS encoding YitT family protein, translated to MTHDLHMRVLGHRVMRYAGITLGCLIASCAINLFLIPAHLLTGGATGIAMIVYYLFGLPIGLQTFLYNIPLLFMAWKLMGKAYTIDIIIGTAIFSFFLDFTRPLNAYAPVTDMMLTTVYGGVFAGLGYGLVFRMNGSTGGFDILAAIVRKYYDLHMGGVLFSMNCLIMLIAAFLFGMAPAMFTLIYMFINATVVDKIVAGFNHRKAVLIISDKHREIAESIIDQMHRGVTFLHGQGAYTRRERNVVFVAVGTTQVGKLKFIVHNVDPHAFVIIMSANEVMGRGFGRINQNDASASDNNYEDEKERR
- the dtd gene encoding D-aminoacyl-tRNA deacylase, producing MRAVVTRVKEASVKIEGKICGQIETGYLILLGIAPEDTAEDATHLAEKIVHLRVFSDEAGKMNRALAEVNGSVLVISQFTLFADLKKRRPGFSKAAKPEIAIPLYEEFMAQLEARDVHVERGEFGADMQVYSLNDGPVTLLFDTNEV
- the greA gene encoding transcription elongation factor GreA, coding for MTEKKVMLTEDGYNKLVEKLNYLKSVRRIEVAERLKAAIALGDLSENSEYDDAKNEQAFLEGEIQELETKIRNSDIIQAGDGKTVTMGSRVTVKDLEFDEEETFLIVGSTEADPDEGKISNESPLGMALLGQNIDHVVSVNAPAGIIQYKIMDIKK